TGTTCACGGCCTAAGTTATAACCCCACCGTCGGTGtgggcagttttgttgagcagacGTTTCAATGCCATGGCAGAGGGTATCTGCTGCAGACGCAGCAGTCAGTTGTTCGAATGACACTAgaagtgtgttcatgtttccaagtttcaaacattttttaaatggaagcagcggtatgagaaccagcacattcttgagcatgcaatacCACGTTGAcacactgtgctgtcagactcaacattctcatggggctgacatcgctggtccaaatgtcagtcgtgacgcccatagcaagtagcATAATGAactccattatcttggcgttaatggattttgcctttgcgttgtctcgctgaaatgttcttactctttcaaatgactgctcaactTGAACTTGTTGGAAGTGTGCGCTTAgtatttttctgcttttgttctgCGTAGTGCTGTAGTCATCTACTTACATTATATgcgtatgcacgtcagctttgacaccGGTTTAGCACATCGGTGTTAAACTAGACATTGGGCCGATggcgatgttggcatttttagctaatatcgtttGATTCCGATATGCTCACCTATTTATCGTGCATCCCTAGCTCTTACCTTTGCTTTTGACTCCATCTGTGGAGCTCTTGCGTTTGACTGTGGTAGCCTCAGCTTTGTTCTGCTTGTGCTGCAGGTACTGAGCTTTCTGCTTCCACACCTATGTGTATATAGAAGCAATTTAGGCCATGAACCATGACTCGTAGCATAGTGCTGGTGCGCTATTCTTAAATTGATTTCAAATGTTTATTAGAATTATCAATTCAACTCTCTTCTTAAATTGGTAATTTCAAGTGAAACTTACCAGTTTATCTTTTTCTGGGAGCTGTTTCCACACCTCTGCCAACCTTTTGCTCAGCTCCCCGAACACTGCAAACACAGTAAAGTCTTTCTCTAAATTTTGTATAACATATGTACCACAATCATTAATAATTACAATGTAATTATAAAAAGGGATAACTCTGCCCACCTAGTCCCGGCTGCTCTGCATTGATGTTGACCCTGTACTCTTTACAGAACACCTGGTACGCTGTTGTGTTCTTCTTCTTGggctgagagagaaaggagatgaagtgtatatatatataaagcattttgctacaacagcaataacatctgctaaatctttgtatgtgaccaatcaaatttgattcgatatattatatatatatatatatacacacactgtacaaaatGCAGGAAACACTGTCTAAAAGCCTAAACTAACAATCTGTTTTAGTTCTTACCTTATCTTTCTCCTTCTCGTgcttttccctttccctctcctccttctttttcttcttctccatcATTGCTACTTCATTACTTTGATGATGGTGAGTAAGGATGGGAGTAGGGATGGGGGCCCCCATGGCATACATTCCACCAGCTGCAGAGTGATTGGCTGAGCCATGGGTATGGGTGTGGCCTCTCGATGGGTCCCCTGGAGAAAGCATACAAGGAGCACATATTAGAATGCATAATAAAAGTAACTGTTGAAGTAACCAATGTTAAACATCTTTCTGCAATAGgacttgaccatgttttgttataatctccacccggcacagccagaagaggactggccaccccacatagcctggttcctctctaggtttcttcctaggttttggcctttctagggagtttttcctagccaccgtgcttctacacctgcattgcttgctgtttggggttttaggctgggtttctgtacagcactttgagatatcagctgatgtacgaagggctatataaatacatttgatttgatttgatttggactaAGGCAGACTAGCGGAGCGTTACAAAAGTTTCTAATCACCTCCTGATCCTTTGCTGTGCTTCTTCTCTCTCCCGCCTTTGTCTTTCtccctgtccttctctttctcctttttcTTCTTGCTTTTCTtgctcttcttctttttctttgaCAGATGCTTGTACGAGTCGTCTATCACCAGCTCTCCTGCCTCCAGTTCGCCCCCCGAGGAGGAGCTGTCTCCCCCCATACCCTCACCGTAGTGCCCTGACAcacaagagagagaggacataagGTTCATGCAGGAATCAACACAAATACAGGAAAAGTGGTTAAGTGCACATACAAATGAGTTTCTAATAATGTCTCTCATAGCGATAAATTTAGCCAAAGGCCTTCTTACCCTCCACCTCCACTTCTTTCCCCACAACAGGCAGTGGATCTCGGCTCTGCTGCATCTTCTTGGGGACTTTAGAGAGCTGCTTCCggtctctgtccttctctttttTTATCCCCCCTtttgaggatgaggaggagtggggagggaagGGAAAGCCCTCTCCTTCGGCCTTCTCCTTAGGCGAGACCATGAGCTTCATCCTCAGCCCATCCGGCTCACGTATGTTCAGGAGATCTCCTTtaggggtaccggtaccaccATGGAACAGAGACGACGACTTGGAGGAGTGCTTtttggaagaggaggatgaggacatAGGACGGGAATGAGAGGAGTGGCTGCCTTTGCTTCCTCCGGTGCTCCCATCACGTTTGCGGTCTTTGGAGAagtgggaggaagagaaggaggggtaGGAGGGCTTCTTGTGCAGGTGTGGGCTCGGGTCTGAGCCGGTGGCCATTGGGGAGGTGATGGCCTGTAGGAGCCCCATGGCTGTGTCTGTGGGATgggaggaagacgaggaggacAGGGAAGGGGAGTGGTCTGACGACTTTCGCTTCTTCTTGTGGGGAGGTGGGCCTGAGCCTTGCTGGTCTGGTAAAGAACATAGTGAAGGGAGAGTGAGAACATAATGAATCGGTTCAGCATAAAATTCACACAAATAATTCTATATTTTTTATTGACAGAGCAGAATTCCTTCCTCCTTTACCTCTGTAATAGTAGTCTTCACTGtgctttttcttcttcttgtggGAGTCCCCTCCCAATAAGAAAGGTTCTGAGTCCTAAATGAAAAAGTCAGGATTTGACTAAATTTACAACCAACAGAAACTACATGGCACTTCATTTTGAAACCAGTGTTCTGCTGTTACCTTGGGCCGTTTCTTGGAGGACTTGCGGACCTGTGCAgcaatctcctcctcctctctgagcAGGTCCTTGTatgatctcctcttctctctctgactgcgACCAGCCACAAGGCCCACTTCCCCTTCCATCCCTACCTCTGAGAAATAGGGAGTTGTAATGCACACTGGGAACTTCAGGCATTGCATGACAATtagaatgatgatgatgacttTTAATAACTAAATTATTGACAGATTTCTTCAAAAGAACATAAGAGGTACTAGAGGAAAGAACTGGCACAAATTACCAACTACTCCTTTCTTCTTGATCTCCTCAAAAGCCAtgatctctcttttctcctcaacAAGCTTGCTCGTCTCTCTGTGTCACTAACAATAGCAAGATATTAGAACACAGTCATAAGGATATGGAGGAAACATCAGCCACTGACTCAGCCAATATAACACATACATGCAACTTGTGACTTGGAGCAGTTTTACTGCAAAATACAGGTTATTTACATTTCACTGTGAATGGAAGGATGTAAAAAATAAGAGACAGACAACAATAAAGAAGTATTTTAACACCAAATTGATCAAACTGAGTAAACCCCTTCAAAAAGCAAGAAGTGCCTTGTTACAACTCGCCACCACATATGGTTGATGAGACAGGACATTCAATTTCTGTAATTGATGTCTCTCCTTAAAGTTTGGATAACAGTATACACTGATAAATGGCATGCTTGAGCCTATagtaataatagatacattaCAAAACTGAAGTGTGTTTAGGCAAATGAAGGATAAATTCCCGCCTACTTTCGaaaaaatacacaaacacaccccctTTCATTAGCTGAGAATCCCTAACTCCCAACATTTGGAACCTCTTCTAACTCGTATTGCTGATTATGTGCTGGGTTATCCGGAAGGTACTGCAATAGCAGTCCGTGGCTTCTGGTGCAGCTAGGCCTATGTCAGTCTAAACGGACAAAGAAAGTAATTTTCATGCATTTGGTTCATAAATTCTGTTTAGCATGCTGAGGTGAGAATATGTGAATTTTACTGTCGCAAAGTGAGAAGAAATGTACAATTATATGTAATTTTACTACCTCTCCGGAATCACCAATTTACGCGGTTCCAGTCGCCATCTTTGATATCAGTCTACAACGATGCGTATCGGCAGGGGGAGGGACTTGACTGTGATGTAGCGAATCAGAACAATGAAATCGTGTACGTTATTGTAGTGCACAATGTCAATTGGCTGGAAATATACATTGCGTCTGTTAATTTGAAGATATTGTAACCAATTTGTAACAATTACTTTTCATGTATTAATTCTATGAATGGATAATGATAACTACATTAACTGACAATGCATATTAATGTTACACCGTATTTTCTTATAAAGCAGAGGCAACAAATATttccaaatatttttttaatccattaACTCAGATTGTTACAACCATTTACAACAATGACCATGATTCTTTTTTTACAGTAAACATTCATGTACAACACATGCAAGGCAACAGAAAAAAGGTAGTGACATAAAGATGCTGAGAGGAAGACCAACACAACAGTCAAGGGTAATGAGCTCATAAAGATCTTTTTTATTTACTTTATCACAGTAGTATGCCCATTACTCCGCCGTAAACAGAAGAATGTATCCACAAAGAGAGCCCCCTCTACCTATCCCCCAAATTCTGCTTCTGTAGACTGAGTGACGTGAAGCTGGCCAGCAAGTCGGTTACCTCATCAACCTGAAACAGAAGAGAAGCCATAATTGTCACCTATGAAGACTCATTCATACTCATTCATAAAAAAATTATACCAATTGGTTGTGTTACCATTTGGTTCAATGCCAAAGaaacaggtgtgtgtgagagagagtgagttaaaCACAAATGTGTCTTACCTGTTCTTTGGTGCGTGTGTGCTGCAGCTGTGTTGAGATATGATCCAGTCTCTCTCTGGCCTCACTCTGTCCCATCACATTCAGGTACTCCCTCAGCATCTGAATGATCTACAGagccatggagagagagaatttcAGACTGCACCAAATAAATGTTGGTATACTAATGTTTACATAGTGCTGTTGTAATAACCCCTTACTACCTGTGTGACCTCCCCTCTAAGAGTTTCTATACTCCTCGAGTCTCCTTCCTGCAGGATGTTGAGTTTGGAGCGTGCCAGGTGCAGGGGGGTCCTTCCTGCTCGGTCTAGGGCATCCACACGTGCGCCTGAACAGAAACACAACATTAACAAGTTATCATTAGcaggtgtacagtatgtatgtccATGTGTCTTCATACCCTATGGCTTCTCACCTCCTCTCAGCAATGTGGTGATTACAGGCACGTGGTTGGTACAGGCCGCTGCATAGACATAGACAGGTGCAGAAGTGGAAAGATTGTGGAAAATATACATTTCTCAGACATGGAAAAGTtcaatcaaaataaaatgttaatcTTTTAAGTTTCTACCATTGGGACCTAAAGTAGAAATGTTGTACACCCCTGAACTAAATGCTATACTTTCGGTGACGTGCTGTTCTTACCCAGATGAAGAGGGGTGTTCCCAAGGCCATCCCGCTGGTTAGGGTCAGCGCCGTAGCTCAGAAGAAGTTGCACTGGAAGGAAGGGGACGAGTTAATCATTTGTTCACAGTAATGCTGCTGTGACTATTATTAGTTCATAACAATGTCATTACTGTTGAGTAATGAATCAGGAGCCCCTTGCACTTCTCACTTTGACTTACCGATGCTCTCGTTGCCATTACAGGAGGAGAAGTGGAGGGCTGTTCTTCCTTTGTCATCTGCTGCACAAGGGTCTATGTCTTCTAGAAGAAGCCTGCGCACTGGATAAAAAAAGAGACAGAAACGTTAAACACCTGAAAGAGATACCATGTATTACTTGTTAAGTCTCACAATAGTTGATGTTCCAATAGTTATTTTCAGTGCCTACCTGTATCAATGTCGTTGCCATTGGCAGCCTCTCGAAACCTCTTCACCGCTAGAGAGAATGAACAAACAAGCTAAAGGTTAGGTAAACATCAGGTAGAATGCTAAACTCTGTGCTTTGAGTGTTGACATGCCTATCACTGTCTGATGTGTTAGGCTAGTATAATGCATACCGATGATACTTTTGTCAAAGTTTAGGAGCCATAGGCAGAGATGCCTTGCATGACATCCCATCCCTCCGCAACATTCACACAGCTTTACACTATTCACACCTCATGATTGGGTGTGGAATTCACCGCTCTCtccatcaacacatttttttttctctgcaATTTTGAGTGTGGAATTTCTGTACCATAAATATCTTTTCCAATGGGCCCCACATTTCGCCGGGTTCTCCCTTGTCGCCTCGCTCTACACCCTGTCACCTTCCCGGGTTTGCTGCTCGCCACACCCGCACCTAATCCAACTCGACTGGGTTCCCATAGCAAGTGGAGGTACCGAAGTTCTTGTTCAGCGGTCTGTCCTGTACGACTCAACCTCACGGTGCCCTCTCCAAAGCCAGTTATCCCAAATCCCTCAGCAGCACCTCCATCCACCCTCTCATCATGTATCTTTAGTTCACCCCCTTTCTCCTCCGCTTCTTTTGGTCCAGTCTCCACCGTGTATTCACCCTCGGAGCTTGAACGTTCATCGTCAGAAGCTCTTGCAACAATTGGACTCCACCCGTCCATGTTCAACGACTCATGTGGAAGATTTATTTATCGTGTTTCGCTCTTCAAAATGATCCTCGTTCGCAAGCCAGTACTAGGAGCTTCAAAAAGAGTAATTTATGTTGATGAACTGACTTGCAACTTTGAATACGTCGTTTATTTTCTCCGTTGCCATCGCTGGCTCTAGAACATCAATACAGAAACGATTCTACGCATATCTCCCATTGTGGCTCATATGTTCATGCTTTGAATTCAAGATACGTCCCTGTTACAAGAACCAAAATGTCTCCTGTTTCATAATTTCAATTATCACGAGAACAAGCCGTAAAAGGCGGTCCTATTGTAAAGAGAAACGGTGACAATGACTATTACCAATCAGAGCCTACGTTGTTCGTTCTCTCGAAACAAAGCACCCACCCCGTGCAAAAGAAGCAAATGAGCAAGCAAGACAAGCGGGCTACAGTGTGCTACAGTATTCAATATCGGGTTAGTTCTATGTGAGCTCCTTGGGACcataatcttaacccttaccctaatcaTTATGCGTTTCAACTTCAAGGAACATTGAATATCTTTAATCAAATTTGATAGTATGAATAAAATCATGGATGCTGTTACACTCAAGAAATCTTGAAAACAGATACAATTTAGTGTGAAGAAATTCAAGAAATATGATTTGCCATGTAATACTACAAAAACATGGAAACATCTGAGcattatgttctctctctttaaTGTCTTACATCTGTTGCAACAGAAAATTAAGTAAGCAGATAAATAACAGTAGTAGGCCTACACAAatagtataaaaaataaataatgcataATTCATAGATCACAATGCAATGAAAACCCAACATCACCCATACTGTTTGTACACACATCCAAATCTAAAGTTTCATAATATAAAACATTCCACAATTTAGTGTAATATATAAATATGATTTAAGGAATAAAATGGAATAAGCAGTCAACTCTCAGAGGAATCAGGATGGTTATTCAACCAAAATATTTGGAATATACAGtcaaagtttgaacacacctactcattcaagggtttttctttatttttactattttctacattgtacaataatagtgaagacatcaagactatgaaataacacatacggagtcatgtagtaaccaaaagtgttataaatataaaaacatattttagattcttcaaagtagccaccctttgccttgatgacagctttacacactctgggcattctctcaaccagcttcatgaggtcacctggaatgctttttcaacagtcttgaaggagttaacACATAttctgagtacttgttggctgcttttccttcactctccggtctaactcatcccaaaccatctcaattgggttgaggtcggctgattgtggaggccaggtcatcttatgcagcactccatcactctccttcttggtcaaatagcccttacacagcctggaggtgtgtttttggttattgtcctgttgaaaaacaaataatagtcccactaagtgcaaaccagatgggatggtgtattgctgcagaatgctgtggtagccatgctggttacgtgtgccttgaattcaaaataaatcactgacagtgtcaccagcaaagcacgcccacaccatcatacctcctcctccatgcttcatggtgggaaacacacatgcggagatcatccgttcacctactctgcgtctcacaaagacacggcagttggaaccaaaaatctccaatttggactcatcagaccaaaggacagatttccaccagtctaacgtccattgctcgtgtttcttggtccaagcaagtctcctcttcctattggtgtcctttagtagtggtttctttgcagcaattcgacaatggcctgattcacacagtctcctctgaacagttgatgttgagatgtgtctgttactttaactctgcgaagcatttacttgggctgcaatctgaagtgcagttaattgccgatttctgaggatggtaaatctaattaacttatcctctgcagcagagttcagaggtaactctgggtcttccttccctgtggcggtcctcatgagagtcagtttcatcatagctcttggtttttgcgactgcacttcaagAAACTTTCAGAGTTCTTGATATGtcccatattgactgaccttcatgtcttaaagtaatgatggactgtcatttgctTATTTtacctgttcttgccataatatggacttggtcttttaccaaatagggctatttctataccaaccctaccttgtcacaacacaactgattgactaaAATGCATTAagcaaagaaattccacaaattaactttttgaaatgcattccagaagctggttgagagaatgccaagagtgtgcaaagctgtcatcaaggcaaagggtggctactttgaagattctgaaatataaaatatattttgatttgtttaacaattttttggttactacatgattccatgtgttatttcatagttttgatgtcttccctattatcgtacaatttagaaaatagtaaaaattaagaataaccctggaatgagtaggtggtccaaacttttgactggtactgtatatacaaactgagtgtacaaaacattaagaacacctgctctttccatgacacacttattggtgtcacttgttaaacccactttaatcagtgtagatgaaggggaggagacaggttaaagaaggatttttaagcattgagacatggattgtgtatgtgtgccattcagaggctgaatgggcaaaacaaaatgtgtgccattcagaggctgaatgggcaagacaaaatatctaagtgcctttgaacagagtatggtagtacgtgccaggcgcaccggtttgtgtcaataactgcaacactgctgggtttttcacacacaacagtttcccgtgtgtatcaagaatggtccaccacccaaaggctatctagccaacttgacacaactgtgagaagcattggagtcaacatgggccagcatccctgtggaacgctttcgacaccttatagtccatgccccaacaaattgaggctgtcctgagggcaaaagagggAGTGGGACTCAATataaggaaggtgttcttaatgttttgtagactctGTATATATTCATGGACATTATAATGGGAGGTAGAGAATGTCTTGGGACATCAAAACTGTCATAGGCTTAGCCTGTCCTCCAGGCATTAGCCCAGCTTCATGGGCATGCTGCCACATCTGACGATTCCTAACAACCCCATGCTTCCTCAGGTATCCCTGACGACAAAACAGGGGTGGCTTTCGATTGGTAAGGGAAAAGCGGAAACATGACTCTGTGGGGAGAAGAAACAAGTTCAGTTTTACACATTGTAAAACAGTAATCAAGTAATTGAGTGTGCAGAACCATAATAAAACAGTAATAACACAGATCCTGTATGACAGTATGTCACAAGTGAACAAACAAATCCTGTGTGATATAAATAGATGAGTAGGAGGTACTGTATATGGAAATATAAAGGACATATCCTAAGAGCATATCTACCCTAGTATAATAAGGTGTTGTAATGAGGGATCAGGTAAGGACATGCTCTACCTGCATAGAAGGCCCTGAGGTCAGTGTGGAGACAGTGTTCCAGGAAGCGCCGCAGTGGCTGGCTGTGGGAGATGGGCCCATCCCACTCAGTCAAGAAGTCCTCGATCATGTGATGCACTGCCTTGGGCCGTGGCAGTGGCCAGCCAACAGGACGGTGTCTCATGTCCCTCTCTGTTTAGGATGGCAGACAAATTAAACAATAACATGTATTTGTTTTTGCATACATACGTAGGTTTGAATGCTGACGTCATATCCCAAAGATGCCTTGTACTATACACAGACATACTCTTAATTTGAATGTCATTACTTAACTTAGTTTTTAATACAACCATAAGGCCAAACTGTTTCGTACTCTTCATAAGGTTTCTAACATTCTCACACTCACCAGTGGGAAGCTTGTCGTAGTAGtatagaacagggtggaggaagTTGGACCTCCAGGCACAGGTCCACTCTGACTCTGCCCTGCCAGGGCCCAGTGAGTCTGTGCTGTTCAGCCCGTACTGTAGAACCAGAACCAGCAGCCCATGCTTGGAGAGCTGGTGgccagacagagaagagaactgGGGCAGGGCCTGGAGGGGAAACTCCTCCAGGTACTCACAGTGAGAGCTGACAGGAAAGGAGAAGATTATTCAAAGTTAAACTGGTTCACAAATGGATTCatttaggctgcgtttacacaggcatccCAATTCTGACCTTTTTTacactaattggtatttttaccaattacatcagatcttttcacatcagatcgtTTTCAGAGCTGCTCAGATGGTCAAAATACAGATTGgtgaaaaaaaatatcagaatttggctgcctgtgtaaacacagccttagtGAACATAAATTGGGATATCTATAGGCAATCAATCAATGTGAGATTCATTGGTAGAGAAAGGTAAATTACCATGAGGGACAATAATCATGAAGAAAAATGTGCACAGTGGTTCAGCACTACTTACCCTCTTAGTAAAATGATGTCTCCACGTACCCCAAACATTTGGTATGGTCCGGAGGCCTCATTGACCCTCCTCAACAGCCACCAGGACTGCAGCTGACTGATTGACAGTTTGATTGCTGGCCAGGAGTTGCTATGGTAACGCAGCTCAAGGACTCTATGTACAGCACGCACTAGGGTGGAACACATAACAAAGTTACAACAATAAATagtgaaaaaacaaacacattttgtcgataaaaacattattttatagACAAATTTGTAATTTCAAAGTCCCCCCCCCTTTACAGGCAGTTACTAACTATACAGAAGTCAGGTGTACTCTTGTCTACGTTGTAATACCAGCAGTTTGAATGGTTACCTGTGTATCGGAAGCCATGGATGAACCCCCCTGCAGAAGAGCAATAgtctcttgagtgggcagccgTCCCCAGAACAAAAAGGTCTGGGGTTCCCCGCCCCTCGTACCAGGCTGTCACCCCTGGCAACCGCCCCCTGGCACCCTCACTGCTTGGTGGGCGGGCCGAGCT
This genomic stretch from Oncorhynchus clarkii lewisi isolate Uvic-CL-2024 chromosome 13, UVic_Ocla_1.0, whole genome shotgun sequence harbors:
- the LOC139364912 gene encoding HMG box-containing protein 4-like, whose product is MAFEEIKKKGVVEVGMEGEVGLVAGRSQREKRRSYKDLLREEEEIAAQVRKSSKKRPKDSEPFLLGGDSHKKKKKHSEDYYYRDQQGSGPPPHKKKRKSSDHSPSLSSSSSSHPTDTAMGLLQAITSPMATGSDPSPHLHKKPSYPSFSSSHFSKDRKRDGSTGGSKGSHSSHSRPMSSSSSSKKHSSKSSSLFHGGTGTPKGDLLNIREPDGLRMKLMVSPKEKAEGEGFPFPPHSSSSSKGGIKKEKDRDRKQLSKVPKKMQQSRDPLPVVGKEVEVEGHYGEGMGGDSSSSGGELEAGELVIDDSYKHLSKKKKKSKKSKKKKEKEKDREKDKGGREKKHSKGSGGDPSRGHTHTHGSANHSAAGGMYAMGAPIPTPILTHHHQSNEVAMMEKKKKKEEREREKHEKEKDKPKKKNTTAYQVFCKEYRVNINAEQPGLVFGELSKRLAEVWKQLPEKDKLVWKQKAQYLQHKQNKAEATTVKRKSSTDGVKSKGSMKGMGLGAGLVSPNRASVGVSLSPARVPDVDPIDAAAHLQLLGESLSLIGHRLQETEGMVAVSGSLSVLLDSILCALGPLTCLTAQIPQLNGCPRQVLSNTLDNIAYIMPGL
- the LOC139364913 gene encoding ankyrin repeat domain-containing protein 54; amino-acid sequence: MDGWSPIVARASDDERSSSEGEYTVETGPKEAEEKGGELKIHDERVDGGAAEGFGITGFGEGTVRLSRTGQTAEQELRYLHLLWEPSRVGLGAGVASSKPGKVTGCRARRQGRTRRNVGPIGKDIYAVKRFREAANGNDIDTVRRLLLEDIDPCAADDKGRTALHFSSCNGNESIVQLLLSYGADPNQRDGLGNTPLHLAACTNHVPVITTLLRGGARVDALDRAGRTPLHLARSKLNILQEGDSRSIETLRGEVTQIIQMLREYLNVMGQSEARERLDHISTQLQHTRTKEQVDEVTDLLASFTSLSLQKQNLGDR